From one Candidatus Nanopelagicales bacterium genomic stretch:
- a CDS encoding DUF4349 domain-containing protein, whose translation MSPHPRRSRSAARLGGVVALAVVAALGLVACGASSDSASGGDVVALPTPERAAPEAGEQGADGGAVAEDSSGSSTLAGVEQGRSLIVTAATTVRAEDVSAATAAALDIARRYDALVVAQQTTADERGDDVAVDATSTLVLRVQPADVDAVLGDLGKLGSVVTVTRSVSDVTAEVADVDARVKNAEASLARIRTLLARAEDIGDVVALEAELSRRQADLEALQARQRALADQTALATVTVSLIGPRVVVVDPDEDLGFLAGLRRGWEAFVDAVTVGLTALGVLLPFLAVLLVVLIPLAWWLRRQHRRSRPTPPVPGQAPAGPAAPAQEDAAVRS comes from the coding sequence ATGAGCCCGCACCCTCGTCGGTCCCGGTCCGCAGCCCGCCTCGGAGGAGTGGTCGCCCTGGCGGTGGTGGCCGCGCTGGGCCTGGTGGCCTGCGGGGCCTCCTCGGACTCGGCGTCCGGCGGCGACGTCGTCGCCCTACCCACCCCCGAGCGCGCCGCACCCGAGGCGGGCGAGCAGGGAGCCGACGGCGGCGCCGTGGCGGAGGACTCCAGCGGGTCCAGCACGCTGGCCGGCGTCGAGCAGGGCCGGTCCCTGATCGTGACGGCCGCGACGACCGTACGCGCCGAGGACGTCTCGGCGGCCACCGCTGCCGCGCTGGACATCGCCCGCCGGTACGACGCGCTGGTCGTCGCGCAGCAGACGACGGCCGACGAGCGCGGCGACGACGTCGCGGTGGACGCCACCAGCACGCTGGTGCTCCGGGTGCAGCCGGCCGACGTGGACGCGGTCCTCGGGGACCTCGGGAAGCTGGGCTCGGTGGTGACCGTGACCCGGTCGGTGAGCGACGTGACGGCCGAGGTCGCCGACGTCGACGCCCGGGTGAAGAACGCCGAGGCCAGCCTGGCGCGCATCCGCACCCTGCTGGCCCGCGCCGAGGACATCGGCGACGTGGTGGCCCTGGAGGCGGAGCTGTCCCGGCGCCAGGCCGACCTGGAGGCGTTGCAGGCCCGCCAGCGGGCGCTGGCCGACCAGACGGCGCTGGCCACCGTGACCGTGTCGCTCATCGGCCCGCGCGTCGTCGTGGTGGACCCGGACGAGGACCTGGGGTTCCTCGCCGGGCTGCGCCGCGGCTGGGAGGCGTTCGTCGATGCCGTGACGGTGGGGCTGACGGCCCTCGGGGTGCTGCTGCCGTTCCTGGCCGTGCTGCTCGTCGTGCTGATCCCGCTGGCCTGGTGGCTGCGCCGGCAGCACCGCCGCAGCCGGCCGACCCCGCCGGTCCCGGGCCAGGCGCCCGCGGGCCCGGCGGCCCCGGCTCAGGAGGATGCGGCGGTCCGGTCGTGA
- a CDS encoding response regulator transcription factor, whose translation MVAVVDRSAFPIPLPRTRVDAVVLSPSAARRTAIVGRLRAIGAVALVRAVDPGDGFGELADPGQHDVCLIDATHPDTSAQALVQEAQRRGWTRLVLLSSRDDPYAVRAAMSQGVRGYVRVPAEDEALVLPSPVRGRTRGGSPDELSDREVEVLQKVADGLSNHAVGEELGLSGLTVKSHLARISRKLGTGDRAELVAIAMRAGLLH comes from the coding sequence ATGGTTGCCGTCGTCGACCGGTCTGCCTTCCCCATCCCGCTGCCCCGTACCCGCGTCGACGCGGTCGTCCTGTCCCCCTCGGCGGCCCGCCGCACGGCGATCGTCGGCCGGCTGCGCGCCATCGGCGCGGTGGCGCTCGTCCGCGCCGTGGACCCCGGCGACGGCTTCGGTGAGCTGGCCGACCCGGGTCAGCACGACGTGTGCCTCATCGACGCTACTCACCCCGACACCTCCGCCCAGGCCCTGGTCCAGGAGGCGCAGCGGCGCGGCTGGACCCGGCTGGTGCTGCTCTCGTCGCGGGACGACCCGTACGCGGTCCGTGCGGCCATGTCCCAGGGCGTGCGGGGGTACGTCCGCGTCCCCGCCGAGGACGAGGCGCTGGTGCTGCCCTCCCCCGTCCGCGGTCGCACCCGCGGAGGGTCCCCGGACGAGCTGTCCGACCGCGAGGTCGAGGTGCTGCAGAAGGTGGCCGACGGCCTGAGCAACCACGCGGTCGGCGAGGAGCTCGGCCTGTCCGGGCTGACCGTGAAGAGCCACCTGGCGCGCATCTCGCGCAAGCTCGGCACCGGCGACCGGGCCGAGCTCGTCGCGATCGCGATGCGCGCCGGTCTCCTCCACTGA
- the hemQ gene encoding hydrogen peroxide-dependent heme synthase: MPDAPENPHAPDPAAAATARPKARDLNATIRYTMWSVFRASTPLPDDRAALSAEVEALVDQLAAKDVVVRGFYDVAGLRADADLMVWWHAESSDDLQDAYQRLRRTAFGRALEPVWSVMALHRPAEFNKSHIPAFLAEEEPRGYVCVYPFVRSYEWYVLPDEERRELLVEHGVMGRDYPDVRANTVASFALGDYEWILAFEADELYRIVDLMRHLRGSRARLHVREEIPFYTGRRRPVADLVAALP; the protein is encoded by the coding sequence ATGCCTGACGCCCCCGAGAACCCGCACGCCCCCGACCCGGCGGCCGCAGCCACGGCCAGGCCGAAGGCGCGCGACCTCAACGCCACCATCCGCTACACCATGTGGTCGGTCTTCCGGGCCAGCACGCCACTGCCCGACGACCGCGCGGCGCTGTCCGCCGAGGTGGAGGCGCTGGTCGACCAGCTGGCCGCGAAGGACGTGGTCGTACGCGGCTTCTACGACGTCGCCGGGCTGCGGGCCGACGCGGACCTGATGGTGTGGTGGCACGCGGAGTCCTCCGACGACCTGCAGGACGCCTACCAGCGGCTGCGGCGCACGGCGTTCGGGCGGGCGCTGGAGCCGGTGTGGTCGGTGATGGCGCTGCACCGCCCGGCGGAGTTCAACAAGTCGCACATCCCGGCGTTCCTCGCCGAGGAGGAGCCGCGCGGCTACGTGTGCGTCTACCCGTTCGTGCGGTCGTACGAGTGGTACGTGCTGCCGGACGAGGAGCGGCGCGAGCTGCTGGTCGAGCACGGCGTGATGGGCCGCGACTACCCCGACGTCCGGGCGAATACGGTCGCGTCGTTCGCCCTCGGCGACTACGAGTGGATCCTGGCGTTCGAGGCCGACGAGCTGTACCGGATCGTGGACCTGATGCGGCACCTGCGTGGCTCGCGGGCCCGGCTGCACGTGCGCGAGGAGATCCCGTTCTACACCGGGCGCCGCCGCCCGGTGGCCGACCTGGTGGCCGCCCTCCCGTAG
- a CDS encoding MarR family transcriptional regulator, with amino-acid sequence MPSVNRHVPLLFRMGERYLNQALAGTGLTSGTAPLLLELRDGGDRHPAALAHAVGVNKAHVTRSLRLLSRDGYVDVRPDPSDGRMLRVSLTDTGRAAADATERAIRTWLTIVSDGVAPADLRVIDRVLDAFYANAVRHFAGPRGDTT; translated from the coding sequence ATGCCGTCGGTTAACCGGCACGTGCCCCTGCTGTTCCGCATGGGTGAGCGGTACCTCAATCAGGCGCTCGCAGGCACGGGTCTGACCAGTGGCACCGCACCGCTGCTGCTGGAACTGCGTGATGGTGGTGATCGCCACCCGGCCGCCCTGGCCCACGCCGTCGGCGTGAACAAGGCGCACGTGACCCGCTCGCTGCGCCTGTTGTCCCGTGACGGGTACGTGGACGTGAGACCCGATCCGTCGGACGGCCGAATGCTCCGGGTGTCGCTGACCGACACGGGCCGCGCCGCTGCGGACGCCACCGAACGCGCGATCCGGACCTGGCTCACCATCGTCAGCGACGGCGTCGCCCCGGCCGACCTTCGGGTCATCGACCGCGTCCTGGACGCGTTCTACGCCAACGCGGTCCGCCACTTCGCCGGCCCCCGCGGAGACACGACCTAG
- the hemG gene encoding protoporphyrinogen oxidase — protein MAGPLHVVPEAGEGPSHVVVVGGGIAGLAAAHALVHGNPAPPRVTVLEGSPLLGGKLRVGQVAGVTADAGAESMLATRPEALRLVREVGLDDRIVAPATTKAGLWSRGRVQPLPSGLVMGVPTDLRALARSGTLSLPGLLRVPLDHLMPRTPLDSDVSVGSYVAARIGDEVVDRLVDPLLGGVYAGHAHGLSLQATLPALFRELADERSLLAAARRVVSTGASGSGARRGPVFVGLRGGVGQLPLAVAAALRDNGVDVRTSATVRGLERRTSGWRVLVGDTRNPETITADAVVLAVPAAPAARLLTPVCAPAAAELGEVEYASVALVTLVYRARAVEGRLAGSGFLVPSVDDRAIKAATFTSAKWDWEAEEAATGGDVGEPLAVLRVSFGRYGEESMLQRDDAELAELGHADLRAALGVTEPPVTSAVTRWGGGLPQYAVGHVARVERIRRAVSEQPGLAVCGAAYDGVGIAAVIGSARAAAARVAEHLGARRQWRHA, from the coding sequence GTGGCCGGACCGCTGCACGTCGTCCCCGAGGCGGGGGAAGGGCCGTCGCACGTCGTGGTCGTCGGCGGCGGCATCGCGGGCCTGGCCGCCGCCCACGCCCTGGTCCACGGCAACCCCGCCCCGCCGCGCGTGACGGTGCTCGAGGGGTCCCCGCTCCTCGGCGGGAAGCTGCGGGTCGGACAGGTCGCCGGGGTCACCGCGGACGCGGGGGCGGAGTCGATGCTTGCCACCCGGCCCGAGGCATTGCGGCTGGTCCGCGAGGTCGGTCTCGACGACCGGATCGTCGCCCCCGCGACCACCAAGGCCGGGCTGTGGTCGCGGGGCCGGGTGCAGCCGCTGCCGTCGGGGCTGGTCATGGGTGTCCCCACCGACCTGCGCGCCCTGGCCCGCAGCGGCACGCTGTCCCTCCCTGGGCTGCTGCGCGTCCCGCTGGACCACCTGATGCCGCGCACCCCGCTGGACTCCGACGTCTCCGTCGGGTCGTACGTCGCCGCCCGGATCGGCGACGAGGTCGTCGACCGGCTGGTCGACCCCCTGCTCGGCGGCGTCTACGCCGGGCATGCGCACGGGCTCTCGCTGCAGGCCACCCTGCCCGCGCTGTTCCGGGAGCTGGCCGACGAGCGCTCGCTGCTGGCCGCGGCCCGCCGCGTGGTGTCCACCGGCGCCTCGGGGTCGGGGGCGCGACGCGGCCCGGTGTTCGTCGGGCTGCGCGGCGGGGTCGGGCAGCTCCCGCTGGCGGTCGCCGCTGCCCTGCGCGACAACGGCGTCGACGTACGCACGTCCGCCACCGTCCGCGGGCTGGAGCGGCGCACCAGCGGCTGGCGGGTGCTGGTCGGCGATACCCGCAACCCCGAGACGATCACCGCCGACGCGGTCGTCCTGGCGGTCCCCGCGGCACCGGCCGCCCGGCTGCTGACCCCTGTGTGCGCGCCCGCGGCCGCCGAGCTCGGCGAGGTCGAGTACGCCAGCGTCGCCCTCGTGACGCTGGTCTATCGCGCCCGCGCGGTCGAGGGGCGGCTGGCCGGCAGCGGCTTCCTCGTCCCCAGCGTCGACGACCGGGCGATCAAGGCGGCGACCTTCACCTCGGCGAAGTGGGACTGGGAGGCGGAGGAGGCGGCGACCGGTGGCGACGTCGGCGAACCGCTGGCGGTGCTGCGGGTGTCGTTCGGCCGCTACGGCGAGGAGTCGATGCTGCAGCGGGACGATGCCGAGCTCGCCGAACTCGGGCACGCCGACCTGCGTGCGGCACTCGGCGTGACGGAGCCCCCGGTGACGTCGGCCGTGACCCGCTGGGGCGGCGGGCTGCCGCAGTACGCCGTCGGGCACGTGGCGCGGGTCGAACGGATCCGGCGGGCGGTGTCCGAGCAGCCCGGGCTCGCGGTCTGCGGTGCGGCGTACGACGGGGTCGGCATCGCCGCGGTGATCGGCTCGGCGCGGGCGGCGGCCGCCCGGGTGGCCGAGCACCTCGGCGCCCGCAGACAATGGCGCCATGCCTGA
- a CDS encoding DMT family transporter translates to MPALLALLSSLLWGTADFLGGTLTRRVRALAVYGASQVAGFALLLVAATVTGSWGTDPGYWPWAVAASVVGLLGMTAFYTALATGRMGIVSPVAALSAVVPLAVGLWRGESPASLQVLGVVLAMTGVVLASGPELSGGAAVRPMALALLTAVLFGVMFVLMAEGSAHDPVMTMTGMRITTMVIFAVILAVTRSLGGIERRDVPSLAVIGTFDAAANLTYGVATTIGLLSLTSVLGSLYPVVTAVLAAVFLHERLRPVQYAGVSVAIVGVVLISGGG, encoded by the coding sequence GTGCCCGCCCTGCTCGCGCTGCTGTCCAGCCTGCTGTGGGGCACCGCCGACTTCCTCGGCGGGACGCTGACCCGTCGGGTGCGGGCGCTGGCGGTGTACGGCGCGTCCCAGGTGGCCGGGTTCGCGCTGCTGCTCGTGGCGGCGACCGTCACCGGGTCCTGGGGGACCGACCCGGGGTACTGGCCGTGGGCCGTCGCGGCCAGCGTCGTCGGGCTGCTGGGGATGACCGCGTTCTACACCGCGCTGGCGACCGGGCGGATGGGGATCGTCTCCCCGGTGGCCGCGCTCAGCGCGGTGGTGCCCCTGGCCGTGGGGCTGTGGCGCGGGGAGTCGCCGGCGTCGCTGCAGGTCCTCGGGGTCGTGCTCGCGATGACCGGCGTGGTGCTGGCCAGCGGGCCCGAGCTCAGCGGCGGCGCCGCCGTGCGGCCGATGGCGCTGGCGCTGCTGACCGCGGTGCTGTTCGGCGTCATGTTCGTCCTGATGGCCGAGGGCAGCGCTCACGACCCGGTCATGACGATGACCGGGATGCGGATCACCACGATGGTGATCTTCGCGGTGATCCTGGCCGTCACCCGCAGCCTCGGCGGCATCGAGCGGCGCGACGTCCCGTCGCTGGCGGTGATCGGCACCTTCGACGCGGCCGCGAACCTGACGTACGGCGTGGCGACGACGATCGGGCTGCTGTCGCTGACCTCGGTCCTCGGCTCGCTGTACCCGGTCGTCACCGCGGTCCTGGCGGCCGTGTTCCTGCACGAACGGCTCCGGCCGGTGCAGTACGCCGGGGTGTCCGTGGCCATCGTCGGTGTCGTGCTCATCAGCGGCGGCGGCTGA
- a CDS encoding LysE family transporter codes for MTAALVAGLGLGALVAAQVGPIWLLCARTSARYGFRPGFAIGLAAALVDFGYAVLGALGAAVLLQAAPMRIVLGLGGAAVLVWLGARTLHAAFRIRAGAESVEEVADPKRAFRTGAVATASNPLTIVSWGAVFGGAAVADVAGTPSSAVAFVVGIGIGSLLFHLVLSGALAVLGGRVGERGLLVVDAISGLGLIAFGGLLAVRTVRDS; via the coding sequence GTGACCGCAGCACTCGTCGCCGGGCTCGGTCTTGGCGCGCTCGTCGCCGCCCAGGTCGGCCCGATATGGCTGCTGTGCGCGCGCACCTCGGCCCGGTACGGCTTCCGCCCCGGGTTCGCGATCGGCCTGGCGGCCGCCCTGGTGGACTTCGGTTACGCCGTGCTCGGCGCGCTCGGGGCGGCGGTCCTGCTACAGGCGGCACCCATGCGGATCGTGCTCGGGCTCGGGGGGGCGGCCGTGCTGGTCTGGCTCGGCGCGCGCACCCTGCACGCGGCGTTCCGGATCCGGGCGGGCGCGGAATCCGTGGAGGAGGTCGCGGATCCGAAGCGGGCCTTCCGCACCGGGGCGGTCGCCACCGCGTCGAACCCGCTGACCATCGTGTCGTGGGGTGCGGTGTTCGGCGGCGCCGCGGTCGCCGACGTAGCGGGCACCCCATCGTCCGCGGTGGCGTTCGTGGTGGGCATCGGGATCGGCTCGCTGCTGTTCCACCTGGTCCTCTCCGGAGCGCTCGCCGTGCTGGGCGGGCGCGTCGGGGAGCGCGGGCTCCTGGTCGTCGACGCGATCAGCGGCCTGGGCCTGATCGCGTTCGGCGGGCTACTGGCCGTTCGAACCGTCCGCGACTCGTAA
- the msrB gene encoding peptide-methionine (R)-S-oxide reductase MsrB, translating into MFRKSTSMPATKPDGTPYDVVRHEDEWREALTEFEYHVLREAGTEPAFTGEYVDTTTEGVYSCRACDAELFRSEHKFESHCGWPSFWSPLAGDAVVEIEDRSLGMVRVEVRCAACGSHLGHVFSGEGYGTPTDLRYCINSVSVRHTPTTD; encoded by the coding sequence ATGTTCCGCAAGAGCACGTCGATGCCCGCGACCAAGCCCGACGGCACGCCGTACGACGTCGTCCGCCACGAGGACGAGTGGCGTGAGGCGCTGACCGAGTTCGAGTACCACGTGCTGCGCGAGGCCGGCACCGAGCCCGCCTTCACCGGCGAGTACGTCGACACCACGACCGAGGGCGTTTACTCCTGCCGCGCCTGCGACGCCGAGCTCTTCCGCAGCGAGCACAAGTTCGAGTCGCACTGCGGGTGGCCGTCGTTCTGGTCCCCGCTGGCGGGGGACGCCGTGGTCGAGATCGAGGACCGGTCCCTGGGCATGGTGCGCGTCGAGGTGCGGTGCGCCGCCTGCGGCAGCCACCTCGGGCACGTGTTCTCCGGCGAGGGGTACGGCACCCCGACCGACCTGCGCTACTGCATCAACAGCGTGTCGGTCCGCCACACCCCGACGACCGACTGA
- the ligD gene encoding non-homologous end-joining DNA ligase: MAAAKFGDPVELEVAGRQVRVSNPERPYFPHVGLTKLDVVGYYAAVAPVMLRGLDERPTTLERWPGGVLDGVTLAQRDGTRGDAFYQKRIPSGAPSYVETARIAFPSGRTADEVCPTEPAVIVWAANLGTITFHPWPVRRADVDHPDELRLDFDPQPGTDFHDAVEVALAARELLSEVGMTGYPKTSGGRGVHVYVRIETRWTFTDVRHAAIAVGRELERRMPGRVTTAWWKEERGSTVFVDYNQNARDRTIASAWSVRARPWAPVSTPVTWDELSDVDPRDFTVRTVPERLAERGDPHAAIDDEAYDLTPLLEWWERDERDHGLGDLPYPPEYPKMPGEPKRVQPSRDTLRHGEGT; encoded by the coding sequence ATGGCGGCGGCGAAGTTCGGTGACCCGGTCGAGCTGGAGGTGGCCGGCCGGCAGGTGCGCGTGTCCAACCCGGAGCGTCCCTACTTCCCGCACGTGGGCCTGACCAAGCTCGACGTGGTCGGCTACTACGCCGCGGTCGCGCCGGTGATGCTGCGCGGGCTGGACGAGCGCCCCACCACGTTGGAGCGTTGGCCGGGGGGAGTGCTCGACGGGGTGACGCTGGCGCAGCGTGACGGTACCCGCGGAGATGCGTTCTACCAGAAGCGGATCCCGTCGGGGGCGCCGTCGTACGTGGAGACAGCGAGGATTGCGTTCCCGAGCGGGCGCACGGCCGACGAGGTGTGCCCCACGGAGCCGGCGGTGATCGTGTGGGCCGCGAACCTGGGCACGATCACGTTCCACCCGTGGCCGGTGCGGCGCGCCGACGTGGACCACCCGGACGAGCTGCGGCTGGACTTCGACCCCCAGCCCGGCACCGACTTCCACGACGCCGTCGAGGTGGCGCTGGCCGCGCGCGAGCTGCTGTCGGAGGTCGGGATGACCGGCTACCCCAAGACCAGCGGCGGTCGCGGCGTCCATGTGTACGTACGGATCGAGACGCGCTGGACGTTCACCGACGTCCGCCACGCCGCCATCGCGGTCGGTCGGGAGCTGGAGCGGCGGATGCCCGGCCGGGTGACCACCGCCTGGTGGAAGGAGGAACGCGGGTCGACGGTGTTCGTGGACTACAACCAGAACGCCCGCGACCGCACCATCGCATCGGCGTGGTCGGTACGGGCGAGACCCTGGGCACCCGTGTCGACCCCGGTCACCTGGGACGAGCTGTCCGATGTGGACCCGCGCGACTTCACGGTCCGGACGGTGCCCGAGAGGCTTGCCGAACGGGGCGACCCGCACGCGGCGATCGACGACGAGGCGTACGACCTGACCCCGCTGCTGGAGTGGTGGGAGCGGGACGAGCGCGACCACGGCCTGGGCGACCTGCCGTATCCGCCCGAGTACCCCAAGATGCCGGGGGAGCCCAAGAGGGTCCAGCCCAGCCGGGACACGCTGCGGCACGGGGAAGGGACCTGA
- the hemE gene encoding uroporphyrinogen decarboxylase: MTPTATTRLPGTHPLVDGRTSGAGLVRAARREPVAQTPVWFMRQAGRSLPEYRRLRAGVPMLTACFTPELVTEITLQPVRRHGVDAAIFFSDIVVPLKAVGVDVDIVPGVGPVMGRPVRAAADLDQLRALTEEDVAPVLQAVRDLVAELGSTPLIGFAGAPFTLASYLVEGGPSRDHARTKALMYGDPELWHALCDRLAAIAGEFLRLQVVNGASAVQLFDSWAGALSARDYAELVSPHSARALAAVAGLVDADGVHPPRIHFGVGTGELLPLMAAAGTEVVGVDFRVPLDTASARVGPDHALQGNLDPAALFAPWDAVQQQVLRVLDDAAGLPGHVFNLGHGVLPDTDPDVLTRVVELVHDRTAASS, from the coding sequence ATGACGCCCACCGCCACCACCCGGCTGCCCGGGACCCACCCGCTCGTCGACGGCCGCACCTCCGGAGCGGGCCTGGTCCGCGCGGCCCGCCGCGAGCCCGTGGCGCAGACGCCGGTGTGGTTCATGCGCCAGGCCGGGCGGTCGCTGCCCGAGTACCGGCGGCTGCGCGCCGGGGTGCCGATGCTCACGGCCTGCTTCACCCCCGAGCTGGTCACCGAGATCACGCTGCAGCCGGTGCGGCGGCACGGGGTGGACGCGGCCATCTTCTTCAGCGACATCGTGGTCCCGTTGAAGGCCGTCGGCGTCGACGTCGACATCGTCCCCGGGGTGGGCCCGGTCATGGGGCGGCCGGTGCGCGCGGCCGCCGACCTCGACCAGCTGCGGGCCCTGACCGAGGAGGACGTGGCCCCGGTCCTGCAGGCCGTCCGGGACCTGGTCGCCGAGCTCGGCTCCACGCCCCTGATCGGCTTCGCCGGGGCGCCGTTCACCCTGGCGTCGTACCTGGTGGAGGGCGGCCCGAGCCGCGACCACGCCCGCACCAAGGCGCTCATGTACGGCGACCCCGAGCTGTGGCACGCCCTGTGCGACCGGCTCGCCGCGATCGCGGGGGAGTTCCTGCGGCTGCAGGTGGTCAACGGGGCGTCCGCGGTGCAGCTGTTCGACTCCTGGGCCGGCGCGCTGTCGGCACGGGACTACGCCGAGCTGGTGTCGCCGCACTCCGCCCGCGCCCTGGCCGCCGTGGCCGGGCTGGTGGATGCGGACGGCGTGCACCCGCCGCGGATCCACTTCGGCGTCGGGACCGGGGAGCTGCTGCCGCTGATGGCCGCCGCCGGGACCGAGGTGGTCGGCGTGGACTTCCGCGTCCCGCTCGACACCGCATCCGCGCGGGTGGGGCCGGACCACGCCCTGCAGGGCAACCTCGACCCCGCCGCGCTGTTCGCCCCCTGGGACGCGGTCCAGCAGCAGGTGCTCCGCGTGCTGGACGACGCCGCCGGGCTACCGGGGCACGTCTTCAACCTCGGCCACGGGGTGCTGCCCGACACCGACCCGGACGTACTGACCCGGGTGGTCGAGCTGGTTCACGACCGGACCGCCGCATCCTCCTGA
- a CDS encoding HXXEE domain-containing protein has protein sequence MNFHTVNRYWQSSTLFIAPILIVVLIWFRPSMEPYQWLMWLHLPLLMLHEAEEYVLAPMSFQQFFNLKTAFGSGTDPDYPLDDSYVFQVNIVLAWPVIILGAILAPVAPWLGFSMIWFELVINNVMHTILFQGDKPTYNPGLVTNCLLLLPFGTWTLLTATGFFTPLDWALSIILGLGIAAFFGTKTRGRLARLKTMQAHAVG, from the coding sequence ATGAACTTCCATACGGTCAACCGGTACTGGCAGTCCTCGACGCTGTTCATCGCTCCCATCCTGATCGTGGTCCTGATCTGGTTCCGGCCGTCGATGGAGCCGTACCAGTGGCTCATGTGGCTGCACCTTCCGTTGCTGATGCTCCACGAGGCGGAGGAGTACGTGCTCGCCCCGATGAGCTTCCAGCAGTTCTTCAACCTCAAGACCGCGTTCGGTTCGGGCACGGACCCCGACTACCCGTTGGACGACTCGTACGTGTTCCAGGTGAACATCGTGCTGGCCTGGCCGGTCATCATCCTGGGAGCGATCCTTGCGCCGGTGGCTCCTTGGCTGGGGTTCTCCATGATCTGGTTCGAACTCGTGATCAACAACGTCATGCACACGATCCTGTTCCAGGGCGACAAGCCGACCTACAACCCCGGCCTGGTCACGAACTGCCTGCTGCTGCTGCCGTTCGGGACCTGGACGCTGCTCACCGCCACAGGGTTCTTCACCCCACTGGACTGGGCGCTGTCGATCATCCTGGGCCTGGGCATCGCCGCCTTCTTCGGCACCAAGACCCGGGGTCGGCTGGCCCGGCTCAAGACGATGCAGGCCCATGCCGTCGGTTAA
- a CDS encoding DUF3000 domain-containing protein produces MTAGRHADSEPEDFRRALETLRSVAYRPELTVLETPAPQRLAPYAVALTAEVFDDDDVEVGGGRLVVLYDPDGVEAWEGEFRVVAFVKADLEPELASDPLLAEVGWSWLRDALALHEAPFAALGGTVTRTTSESYGVISDRPVEGQVEIRASWTPLDTDLTPHARAWAEVLALAVGLPPLPPGVTALPSPRSRRS; encoded by the coding sequence GTGACCGCGGGCCGACACGCCGACAGCGAGCCGGAGGACTTCCGGCGCGCGCTGGAGACCCTGCGGTCGGTGGCCTACCGCCCCGAGCTCACCGTGCTGGAGACCCCGGCGCCGCAGCGGCTGGCCCCGTACGCCGTGGCCCTCACGGCCGAGGTGTTCGACGACGACGACGTCGAGGTCGGCGGGGGCCGGCTGGTGGTGCTGTACGACCCGGACGGCGTGGAGGCGTGGGAGGGCGAGTTCCGGGTGGTGGCCTTCGTGAAGGCGGACCTGGAGCCCGAGCTGGCCTCCGACCCGCTGCTGGCAGAGGTCGGGTGGAGCTGGCTGCGGGACGCACTGGCGCTGCACGAGGCCCCGTTCGCCGCGCTCGGCGGCACGGTCACGCGGACCACCAGCGAGTCGTACGGCGTCATCTCCGACCGCCCGGTGGAGGGCCAGGTGGAGATCCGGGCGTCGTGGACGCCGCTGGACACCGACCTGACCCCGCATGCCCGGGCGTGGGCGGAGGTCCTCGCCCTGGCCGTGGGCCTGCCGCCGCTGCCTCCCGGCGTCACCGCGCTGCCCTCGCCCCGGTCCCGCCGCTCCTGA